In the genome of Fructilactobacillus hinvesii, the window ACAAGTTGGATCCGTAAAATACCAACATCCAAACTAAAAACATCACGGCCATGATTCCAGCCCGGACGAACCAGTTGTGTTGGTGTTGCACGTTGGGAGCAAAAAGTTGGGTGATAAACGGCATCCCTAAACCGGCGACTAGCGAAGATAGAATAATACAAGTAATTCCCGCTGCCCCAGATTGGTTAGCGGAGGCCGGCGCCATGAAAGCCATTACTCCGTACATAAAGTTAAATAAAATTAGGAACCACAAAAAATTATACGTGGCATCGGTTAAATACCGTTCCTTCGTCATTGGTCCTTCCGGTTCCTTTGGAGGATTCAAGGTAAGCTTAACCTTGTCCGTAACGGTCCCGTAAAGGTTTCTCGCGGTGGTCCCCCGCTTTTGCGCGGCCAAAATTTCTTGTACCATCGTTTTAATCACGTCGGCTTGCTTTTCGGCCGGATAGTTTGTTTCTGCTAACGTAGCACTAAACTTCACCAGGTACTCTTCGTTCCGCTTGGTCAGACCAAGGTTTGCAAATTCTGCATAGCGCTCCTTCTGGCTCGAACGACGGTGTTGATGCACGTGAGCGTTACGCTTTTCGTTTTCAGTTGCCATAGTTCCTCCTATACGTTAAACCGGAAGTTAACGATGTCTCCATCCTGCATCACGTAATCTTTTCCTTCAATTCGTAACTTACCGGCTTCCTTCACGGCCGCTTCACTTTCATAATGGTCTAAGTCAGTGAAAGACATCACTTCGGCCCGAATAAAGCCCCGTTCAAAGTCAGAGTGAATAATGCCCGCTGCTTGTGGTGCTTTGGTTCCCCGTAAAAAGGTCCAGGCCTTGGTTTCCTTGCCCCCAGCCGTAAAGAACGTTTCAAGGTTCAATAACTTATAAGCTGCCCGAATCAGCTTATCCAAGCCCGGTTCGGTTACCCCAGCCGCGGCTAAAAATTCGGCCTTATCATCATCGTCTAATTCAGCAATTTCTTCTTCGCTTTCAGCTGCAATCCCAATGGCTTGGGCTCCGTGTTCAGAAGCGTAATTTTCAACTGCTTGAAAATACGGATCTTGTTCTGGATGGGCCATTGAGTCATCACTAATGTTAGCCACATACAAAACGGGTTTGGAAGTTAACAGGAAGAGCCCCTTCACAATCTTCGTTTCTTCCTCATCAAATTCAATGTCTCGCACAGCTCCGTCATTTTCTAGCACCGGCTTAATCTTATTTAAAACATCCAATTCTGCCTGAGCCTCTTCGCTCCCTTTGGCAGCCCTGTTCACCTTACCAATCCGTTTGTTAACGGCTTCCAGATCGGCTAACGTTAGTTCTAAGTTGATCGTTTCAATGTCTGCCACAGGATCAACCTTATCAGAAACGTGGGTAATGTTTGGGTCATCAAACGCCCGCACCACGTGGACAATTGCATCCACCTGACGGATGTTTTCTAAGAACTTATTTCCCAGTCCTTCTCCCCGGCTAGCTCCCTTTACGATTCCCGCAATATCCGTAAATTCAAAGGTGGTTGGGACCACTTTTTTAGCCGGAATTAACGCTTGAATCCGATCTAAGCGCGAATCTGGAACTTCAACCATCCCCACGTTCGGATCGATGGTGGCAAAGGGATAGTTCGCCATTTCGGCCCCTGCCTTTGTAATCGCGTTAAACAGGGTTGACTTGCCCACGTTTGGTAATCCTACAATTCCCGCTGTTAATGCCATCTCCATTACCTCTTTCTAATCTTTTGCATGTTTTTCTAAGACTTTTTTCATTCGCTTTTCAAACTGCCGGCGGGGCATCATTACGATGTGACCGCAGCCTTGACATTCTAGTTTAATGTCTGCCCCCATCCGGATAATTTCCCAACGGTTAGCACCACATGGATGGGGTTTTTTCATTTCCACGACGTCGTGTAATTCGTACATTGAAATCCTCCTAGTCTAGGTGAACATCCAATAACGTTAAAATCCGGTTTAAATCATCGTTTGAAAGATAATCGATCTCGATTTTCCCCCGCCCTGACTTCGGCCGACTCTCACTAATGGCCACTCTGGTACCAAACTTATCCTGTAACTGGGCTTCACTGGCACGGAGATACAGTGACTTCCGGTTGCGCTGTTTAGTGCTCGCTTTGGTAGTATTAGTTTGATTCAGTTTTTCAATTTCTTTTTCCAATTGCCGGACCGTCAACGTTTGGGCAACGGCCTTGTTAGCTAACTGCACCAATGCCTGTTTGTTTTTCACGGCTAGTAACGTCCGGGCCTGTCCCATCGACAGTTGTCCCTTTTGCAACATTTCTTTGACCGGAACCGGTAAATTCAATAACCGCAGATAATTAGCAATGTAAGGTCGACTCTTGCCCAGTCGTTTAGAAACCTGCGCCTGGGTTAAATCCAAGTTGGTCATCAACATTTCGTAAGCCTTAGCTTCCTCTAGGGGATTCAAATCCTCTCGCTGCAGGTTTTCCATGACCGCAATTTCCATCATTTGAGCATCAGTAGCATCCCGAACGATGGCTGGAATGGTGGTTTTTTCGGCCGCTTTAGAAGCCCGAAACCGGCGTTCCCCGGCCAGAATTTCATAACTTTCCTGGTGTGGATTAGGTTGCCGAACAATGATTGGCTGAAAAACTCCAGAAACCCTGATCGAGTTGGTTAGGTCCTGGAGGGCTTTGGGGTCAAATTTCTTGCGGGGTTGGTACGGATTAGGTTTTAAGTTCGCTAATTCCAGTTGTTGAACCGCTTCATCATCTAAACTAACTTCATTACCTTCAAAGAGTGCATCCAGCCCCCGGCCGAGCCCCTTACTATTCTTACTTGTCATTGGCAGCCAATACCTCCTTGGTTAGTTCCAAATAAACTTGGGCCCCCTTGGAGCGGGGGTCATAATCAATGATGGGAAGCCCGTGACTCGGCGCTTCTGAGAGCCGCACGTTGCGAGGAATTACCGTTTGGTAAACCTTATCTTTAAAAAACTTCCGGACTTCGGCGTTAACCTGGGCTCCAAGGTTCGTCCGTGCGTCATACATCGTAAGCAAAACGCCCTCGATATAAAGGTTCGGATTAAAGTGTTTTTGGACTAGCTGAACCGTGTTTAAAAGCTGACTTAAACCTTCGAGGGCATAGTATTCACTTTGGACGGGAATCATGATGGAATCACTAGCGGTAAAGGCATTGATGGTAATCAGACCTAACGAGGGGGGGCAATCAATTAACACAAAATCGTATTGATCATCGACCGGTCCTAACGCACTTTTCAACCGCGTTTCCCGGGCCATTTGGGGAGTTAATTCAATTTCTGCCCCTGATAGTTGAATGGTGGCCGGAATAATGTCTAATCCTTCGTGTTGAGTCTGCATAATCACAGAGCCAAGTGGTTCTTCATTCACCAACACGTCGTAAATATCGTGCTGAATCGCCTGCTTACTAATTCCTACTCCACTGGTCGCGTTGCCCTGTGCATCGGAATCCACGATCAAAACTCGTTTGCCCGCGCTCGCCAAATCGGCGCCCAGGTTCACAGCGGTGGTCGTCTTTCCGACGCCCCCCTTTTGGTTTGCTAACGCAATAATGTGTGCCATCTGGTAACCTCCTGTTTATTTATTGAATCGGTTCCTTATTCGGTGTTCCCGCTTTGCGAGGATACTTAATCGGCGTTTGCTTCTCTTTTTTAATCACAATAATGTGGCGTTCTTCGTCGTGGGGTAACAACGTGAAAGCGTGATCTGCAGTTACCTGACCCCCAAGCACATGAAGCGCTTTGGTGGCTGCACTTAACTCAGACTTTGCTTTGGCCCCCTTAAGAGCAATCAAAGCCCCACCCACTTTCACCAACGGTAGACATAACTCACTCATCACACTCAGACGGGCGAGCGCACGGGCCGTGGCATAATCATAGCGTTCCCGTTCTTGAGACCGCCGACCACCAAACTCTTCCGCACGGGCGTGCACCAGTCGTACGTCCTTGAGCCCCAACTGATCAACCAGCTGTTGTAAAAAGACGATGCGCTTGTTTAAAGAATCCACGATGGTCACCCGTAGTTCGGGATTCAAGATTTTCAGTGGTAACGACGGAAATCCCGCTCCGGCCCCCACATCAACTAACGTCGCTGCTTTTCGAAACCCGGAAACGTAAAAAGCTGGCGTCAGCGAATCATAAAAATGCTTTAAATAGACATCCGCTTCGGCTGTAATCGTGGTTAAGTTAACTCGCTGGTTGTAATCAACTAATAGCCGAAAATAATCCTGAAATTGCTGCTTTTGTTGCTCACTCAGGTTAATACCCTGCTTGGCTAAGGCCGCATAAAACTCTTCTGGCGTCATTCATAACTCCTCACTACAGCCGGTTGAACCAAAATTGTTCAATCATTTCTTCATCTGCGTAACTATCATCATATTATACATTATAACGAAAATTCAGTGGTTTCGTTAGAAAGAATAAAATTTTGCAAAGAAAAAACAGAATCCAACTGAATTCTGTTTTTACACGGGTTAAATCTCATTTAAAAGACAATTACATTCGTTCCACTTGAGCGATGAACCACCGGTTAAAGGCCGCTGCATCAATATCAGTGCCTACCAGGGCATTCGTCTGCCCAGCGTGATAAGCACCCCGGATGTCAGCCACCGTTTCTCCAATCGCCGGACCGGTCGTTTGAATGTCCACCCAGTACGGTGTGGTCGTAACGGCCTCTGGATGCCGCAGGTAAAAAATGGTATTCACGTCATGCATGGCCACCCCAGCGTCGTTACGATCACCATCACTAATAATAATGTCGTGTAACATTTGGCCAGAGCGATTGAGATTAGCAATCGTTGTGAGGGTCTCTGGAGTTAACAACGCCTTCATGGTCACATCCAGCCCAATCATCACGATTGGGATCCCGGCTTGGTACATAATTTGAGCCGCATCTGGATCCGTAAAAACGTTAAATTCGGCGGCACTGGTCATGTTGCCCATTCCCAGGGAGCCTCCCATGGTCACAATCCGGTTGATTTTCGCTTTAACATCGGGATACTGAGCTAACAGCAACCCGATGTTAGTATAAGAGCCGGTGGGTACCAAAGTGATTGGTTCCAGACTCTGCATGATGGCCGTGTGTAATGCTTCCACCGCCGTCTGTTGTACCGGTTTGGTCACCGGTTGGGGGAATTCATAACCGCGCATCCCGGATTCACCGTGAATCCGAGCAGCATCCTCAAACGGTTTTACCAACGGTTGCTCCGCTCCGGCTGCTACCGGAATCTGGTCGGCCTTGTCAAAGAATTCTAGGATTTTTAAGGCATTCTGCGTTGTTTTATCAACCGTCACGTTTCCAGCCACCGTTGTAACCAACTGAACGTCTAACTCAGGGTGATTAATGGCTACTGATAACGCCGCCGCGTCATCAATCCCAGGATCACAGTCGATGATAATCTTTTCCATTACAGTTCTCCGTTTAAAAACTGTTGCTTCCCGTTTCCAAAACTAAAGTCTTCGGCGTGGTTAGTAGCAAAGACAATCATAATGTCTTCCGGCTTCATCCCCATTTGCGTATGGAAGGCTTCCGCCATATCCTGACAGTATTTTTTCTTCTGTCCCATGGTCCGGGGAGTAGATAAAATTTCAAACAGTAGGATGTCATCCGTTCGTTCGATACCTAATCCAGCATCCATTAATTTCATTTCATAGGCTTCGTGTTGCGTTACAACTTGGAACCGATCATCTTCTGGAACCCCTAGGTCCTTACGGGTTAAATCGTATGAAAGTTGCATCACCTTTTTGATTTCGTCCGGTGTTCTCCGGCCTTTGACCATGTCAATGCGCATTAATGGCATTTCCTTCACATCCTATCTCTTTAATTTACTTCTATTTTAGCATAGCTTCACTTTAGCACCGGGTCCAAACCCTTTGTAATTAAAAAACGCCCCCACGTGGAGACGTTTTTGCTGCGCGTTTACTTACCAAACAAAGAGTCCGACAATTCCAGCGGACATTAGGGAAACCAAAATTCCAGACAGGAAGAGGTAGACAATGTTCTTAGAAACAAAGTCATTCTTGTCCCGGCTCACAATTCCTTTCAAACATCCCACGATCATTCCAACCGTACTGAAGTTGGCAAAGGAAGTTAGAAAGACCGTTAACTGGGCTTGGTAATGCGGATTAAAGAGGTGGTGGTTGTTAATGTGTGGCGCAATCTGGCCCATCACCACGAATTCATTCGTCACTAACTTGGTTCCCATAAATTGAGCAAATTGAAAGGCATGGTTTACATCTAATCCCATTAACCATGCAAATGGGAACATGATGGTTCCAAGGATGTGTTCCAAGGATAACCATGGGTTAATTAATTCTAGTAATTTACTAATCAAAGTTGCCAAAGCCACAAAGGCAATTACGTTGGCCACAATGATTAAGATTA includes:
- a CDS encoding ParB/RepB/Spo0J family partition protein, which produces MTSKNSKGLGRGLDALFEGNEVSLDDEAVQQLELANLKPNPYQPRKKFDPKALQDLTNSIRVSGVFQPIIVRQPNPHQESYEILAGERRFRASKAAEKTTIPAIVRDATDAQMMEIAVMENLQREDLNPLEEAKAYEMLMTNLDLTQAQVSKRLGKSRPYIANYLRLLNLPVPVKEMLQKGQLSMGQARTLLAVKNKQALVQLANKAVAQTLTVRQLEKEIEKLNQTNTTKASTKQRNRKSLYLRASEAQLQDKFGTRVAISESRPKSGRGKIEIDYLSNDDLNRILTLLDVHLD
- a CDS encoding ParA family protein produces the protein MAHIIALANQKGGVGKTTTAVNLGADLASAGKRVLIVDSDAQGNATSGVGISKQAIQHDIYDVLVNEEPLGSVIMQTQHEGLDIIPATIQLSGAEIELTPQMARETRLKSALGPVDDQYDFVLIDCPPSLGLITINAFTASDSIMIPVQSEYYALEGLSQLLNTVQLVQKHFNPNLYIEGVLLTMYDARTNLGAQVNAEVRKFFKDKVYQTVIPRNVRLSEAPSHGLPIIDYDPRSKGAQVYLELTKEVLAANDK
- the rsmG gene encoding 16S rRNA (guanine(527)-N(7))-methyltransferase RsmG, which produces MTPEEFYAALAKQGINLSEQQKQQFQDYFRLLVDYNQRVNLTTITAEADVYLKHFYDSLTPAFYVSGFRKAATLVDVGAGAGFPSLPLKILNPELRVTIVDSLNKRIVFLQQLVDQLGLKDVRLVHARAEEFGGRRSQERERYDYATARALARLSVMSELCLPLVKVGGALIALKGAKAKSELSAATKALHVLGGQVTADHAFTLLPHDEERHIIVIKKEKQTPIKYPRKAGTPNKEPIQ
- a CDS encoding DUF951 domain-containing protein: MYELHDVVEMKKPHPCGANRWEIIRMGADIKLECQGCGHIVMMPRRQFEKRMKKVLEKHAKD
- the rihC gene encoding ribonucleoside hydrolase RihC, producing the protein MEKIIIDCDPGIDDAAALSVAINHPELDVQLVTTVAGNVTVDKTTQNALKILEFFDKADQIPVAAGAEQPLVKPFEDAARIHGESGMRGYEFPQPVTKPVQQTAVEALHTAIMQSLEPITLVPTGSYTNIGLLLAQYPDVKAKINRIVTMGGSLGMGNMTSAAEFNVFTDPDAAQIMYQAGIPIVMIGLDVTMKALLTPETLTTIANLNRSGQMLHDIIISDGDRNDAGVAMHDVNTIFYLRHPEAVTTTPYWVDIQTTGPAIGETVADIRGAYHAGQTNALVGTDIDAAAFNRWFIAQVERM
- the ychF gene encoding redox-regulated ATPase YchF; this translates as MALTAGIVGLPNVGKSTLFNAITKAGAEMANYPFATIDPNVGMVEVPDSRLDRIQALIPAKKVVPTTFEFTDIAGIVKGASRGEGLGNKFLENIRQVDAIVHVVRAFDDPNITHVSDKVDPVADIETINLELTLADLEAVNKRIGKVNRAAKGSEEAQAELDVLNKIKPVLENDGAVRDIEFDEEETKIVKGLFLLTSKPVLYVANISDDSMAHPEQDPYFQAVENYASEHGAQAIGIAAESEEEIAELDDDDKAEFLAAAGVTEPGLDKLIRAAYKLLNLETFFTAGGKETKAWTFLRGTKAPQAAGIIHSDFERGFIRAEVMSFTDLDHYESEAAVKEAGKLRIEGKDYVMQDGDIVNFRFNV
- a CDS encoding tautomerase family protein, with protein sequence MPLMRIDMVKGRRTPDEIKKVMQLSYDLTRKDLGVPEDDRFQVVTQHEAYEMKLMDAGLGIERTDDILLFEILSTPRTMGQKKKYCQDMAEAFHTQMGMKPEDIMIVFATNHAEDFSFGNGKQQFLNGEL
- a CDS encoding DUF1129 family protein; translated protein: MATENEKRNAHVHQHRRSSQKERYAEFANLGLTKRNEEYLVKFSATLAETNYPAEKQADVIKTMVQEILAAQKRGTTARNLYGTVTDKVKLTLNPPKEPEGPMTKERYLTDATYNFLWFLILFNFMYGVMAFMAPASANQSGAAGITCIILSSLVAGLGMPFITQLFAPNVQHQHNWFVRAGIMAVMFLVWMLVFYGSNLLPRMINPVVNPIINIVIGAIGVVAILYMRSRFKITSGIFAGRR